GGAGGTCATCGGGGTCGAGCGCCCAGCCCTGCGCCGCCGAGGTCACCCACGGCGTGATGTCACAGCCTAACGAACGGGGAAGCTCGGCGAGGGATTGGTAGGCGGGATGGTGGACAATGACGTGGTCCCCGCGCTCGAGCACCGCGTTCATGAACGTGAATACAGCTTCTTCCGCCCCGGCGTGGACGATGACCTCTTCGGGCTGCACCTGTCCGTAGAGCGCTGCGATTTGCGCGCGAAGGTCTGGATGTCCGGTGGTAGGCGTGTAGCCGAGCGAAAGAGCGAGGAGGCGGTCGGCTGCGGTCGGTTCGAGGGCCGTGAGCTCGGCGACTGTCCACGTTTCGCAATCGGACGCGGACATCATGTAAGGCGCGGCGAATTCGCGCGTGTCGTAGTAGCGCTCGAGGCGAAACGGTCGGAGGTGCATTGGGCGAAACGATGGCGTGGTGGTGAGGCGGAGCGATTCAGCCCCGAAGCGCCTTCATGAATTGCCGTGCGCGCTCGCGCGCGGGGCCGGGCGATTTCGGTCCGGGCTGGCCGTGTACCTGCTCGACGTCGAGCGCCACGAACGTGGGCCCGGGCATCGAGATGATTCGCCTAACGGCGCTCTGCCATTCGTGGATCGATCCATACGCGTGGACCGACTCGAACCCGGCCGCACGTGCGAGCGCCGGATAGTCGACCACGCCGGCGCCCGGAACCGGTTGTGAGCCCGTCACCTCGTACGTCCCGTTCACGAACACGATGAGGACGAGATTTGCCGGACGCGCGTTCGCGATCGACACGAGGGCGCCGAGGTTCATCAGCATGGAGCCATCGCCATTGCAGACGATGACGCGGCGGTTCGGTTGGGCGAGGGCGAGGCCCAAGCCCAACGGAGGCGCGCTGCCCATGGCGGACGGCACGAGTACCAGGTCCAGGGGCTGCTGCGGCAGCAGCATCCAGTCGCGGGCGGGCGTCATCGTCGTAATCACGATGTTGCGGGGATCGCGCACTGCGTGCAGGGCGGCGAGCGCGTCCTTCGCCGGCATGCGTGTGCGCGGCGCCGTGGGTGTCGTGGCCGGCGCCGTCATGCTTTGCCTTCGGCGAGGAGGATGGCGCCGGGTT
This genomic interval from Gemmatimonadaceae bacterium contains the following:
- a CDS encoding thiamine pyrophosphate-dependent enzyme encodes the protein MTAPATTPTAPRTRMPAKDALAALHAVRDPRNIVITTMTPARDWMLLPQQPLDLVLVPSAMGSAPPLGLGLALAQPNRRVIVCNGDGSMLMNLGALVSIANARPANLVLIVFVNGTYEVTGSQPVPGAGVVDYPALARAAGFESVHAYGSIHEWQSAVRRIISMPGPTFVALDVEQVHGQPGPKSPGPARERARQFMKALRG